A region from the Algoriphagus machipongonensis genome encodes:
- a CDS encoding MarR family winged helix-turn-helix transcriptional regulator, giving the protein MTHEQFARYSFLLDRTARKVKQYAQHQFKSGDFDVTVDQWVVLKNLSENRNLSQTQLAQLVFKDHPTLTRIIDLLCKKGYVERLPHPMDRRSFQLHLTKSGEKKVTALRPQILEIREKAWENLSESDFEEFKRILNTIYKNLGGQGAEE; this is encoded by the coding sequence ATGACACACGAGCAATTTGCAAGGTATTCGTTTCTTCTGGACCGTACAGCGCGAAAAGTGAAACAGTATGCCCAGCATCAGTTTAAATCAGGAGATTTTGATGTCACAGTCGACCAATGGGTTGTATTAAAAAACCTATCAGAAAATCGAAATCTCAGTCAGACTCAGTTGGCCCAACTTGTATTTAAGGACCACCCAACGCTGACACGGATTATAGACTTGTTGTGTAAAAAAGGATATGTAGAGCGTCTTCCCCACCCCATGGACAGAAGGAGTTTTCAACTTCATTTGACAAAATCGGGAGAAAAGAAAGTAACAGCTTTACGTCCACAAATTTTAGAAATCCGTGAAAAAGCCTGGGAAAATCTCAGCGAATCGGATTTTGAAGAGTTTAAAAGAATCCTGAACACCATCTATAAAAATCTTGGTGGGCAAGGAGCAGAAGAATAA
- a CDS encoding NAD(P)/FAD-dependent oxidoreductase, with protein MINTDICIIGAGPVGLFAIFEAGLLKMRCHLIDALPQVGGQLSEIYPQKPIYDIPGYPEVKAQELVDNLMEQAKPFKPTFSLGERVDHLDKQEDGSYIVTTSDKTHVHAQVIIIAGGLGCFEPRKPALENLETFEGKGITYMVKNPETFRDKKVVLAGGGDSALDWTIFLANVAEKVTLVHRNETFRGAPDSAAKVFDLANQGKIDLILSANLKTVGGNGTLDSVTLLSKAKEEIKIDADYLIPLFGLSPKLGPIADWGLSIDKNAIEVDTRDYSTGVERIYAIGDINTYPGKLKLILCGFHEAAIMMHSAFKYVYPDQKLSFKYTTVNGVNTF; from the coding sequence ATGATCAACACTGATATTTGTATCATCGGAGCCGGCCCAGTTGGCCTTTTTGCAATTTTTGAAGCAGGTTTGCTAAAAATGCGTTGCCACCTGATCGATGCACTTCCACAGGTAGGCGGGCAGTTGTCAGAAATCTACCCTCAAAAGCCTATTTATGATATCCCAGGATATCCTGAGGTAAAGGCTCAAGAATTGGTGGACAACTTGATGGAGCAAGCAAAACCATTCAAGCCAACTTTTTCATTGGGTGAGCGAGTAGATCATTTAGATAAGCAGGAGGACGGCTCTTATATCGTTACGACTAGCGATAAAACACATGTGCATGCGCAGGTGATTATCATTGCTGGTGGACTTGGATGCTTTGAACCAAGAAAGCCTGCTCTCGAAAACCTTGAAACTTTCGAAGGAAAGGGAATCACTTACATGGTGAAAAACCCAGAAACTTTCCGTGATAAAAAAGTAGTATTAGCAGGTGGTGGAGACTCTGCACTGGACTGGACTATTTTCCTTGCTAATGTTGCAGAAAAAGTGACTTTGGTACACAGAAATGAAACTTTCCGTGGAGCACCCGATTCAGCTGCGAAAGTTTTTGACTTGGCCAACCAAGGTAAAATTGATTTGATATTGTCTGCCAACTTAAAGACTGTTGGAGGAAATGGTACATTAGATTCTGTCACCCTATTGTCTAAGGCAAAAGAAGAAATAAAAATTGACGCCGATTACTTGATTCCACTATTTGGATTAAGTCCTAAATTAGGTCCAATAGCAGATTGGGGATTGAGCATTGATAAGAATGCTATTGAAGTAGACACACGCGACTACTCTACTGGAGTGGAGCGAATCTATGCAATTGGTGATATCAACACCTATCCAGGTAAGTTGAAATTAATCCTTTGTGGATTCCACGAAGCTGCCATCATGATGCATTCTGCTTTCAAGTATGTGTACCCAGACCAAAAATTAAGTTTCAAATACACAACCGTTAATGGTGTAAATACATTTTAA